The DNA sequence tgtgccaagacctggtgtcacaagtgtatgggcatctagtagattatacaaaaattataaagactatctgaaatgaaatagacagaataaaattctagaagaggcactagttgctgcagaacggctcagaaagcagcttaccactaagcctctggataatgCGGGTGCGCGCCAATAGGTCCAACGATAGCacatgtctcaggtcctgcataaaaagtgcatcaagtgtagcatgagtacgtaaacaacgtgtacccagtaagtatcaagcctaatctcgaagaagtaaagatgagatggccgactttgacactcactaagggtcaataataataaataaaataaaaatagaaatatttaaatcaacatgatttacagagttaacaacaattttatttaaccagcagaaataattaaattccttcaaacgcaacaatttccaatctattaattaaattcacaaactgcaattGAAATACCAAGGTATCGTGTATTTATtatagattaattcgagaggatgaataatttcttttaacaattaattaatttaagaagaaaattaagtatataagattttcatcgtttactatctttccctaacaattcacaatatatttcaaataatttaattaaataaaggatacaatttacacacataattcatgctttgagtcctaaatcacctggactttagcatagatagtagctatgtacggactctcgtcacctcgtgcgtacgtagccccccacaattagcaacaattattagtttaatcacctatggggtaatttctccctcacaagattagacaagagatttaccttgtctcaaagtccatttTTCGATCACCACGTCGCATTaaattctcaattcgatgccgaaaaattcgaaactatccaaatgatatacaaaataattaatacatgatcAATAATTCAAATTTAggatattaaattaattacccaacccaaaatggtaaaattcctaagaTTTATCctgggcccatgtgcccggatttcggaaattttcggaggaaatcattacccataatctcaagaactcaaatatatattttccatccaattccataaccattttcgtggttaaaatctcatttttatacaaatctaggtttttcctctaacccttgatttccaagatttacaagttataatctacccataatctatgtatttaactcaaagtgtgtagaattaacttacctccaaattgctagttgaaatcccctctcaaaaagcttcaaaatcgcccaaaaatggaagaaatgaggttaaaaatggtgaaagCCCGTGTTTAAGACATTCTGTCTGGTACAATGaatcccttcttcgcgaacgcggtcagtgactcgcgttcacgaaggcatAATTCCACAACCTtaaaattacccttcgcgaacgctgcaagggtctcgcgaacgcgaaggcttactggcctgcccttcgcgaacgcgtgatctcgctcgcgaacgcgtagggaaaCATCCACGCCGGTCCcattcctctttcgcgaacgcgagtctaCCATCGTGAACGCGTAGGCCAGAACTCCcgggcttcgcgaacgcgtcaccctccacgcgaatgcgaagggcaaTAGCCCAAAtcccattttccttcttcgcgaacgcgagggtccttccgcattcgcgaagaaggaaaccagaactggaaatgtttggtttttccaacttagctccgggtggttcaaaactcacccgagccccccgggaccctgttcaaatgcaccaacaagtctgaaaacataacacggacttgctTGAACTCTCAAAATACGCAAATcaacaacgaaactaagaatcgcaccccaaaatcgaattggatcaaaatatgatcttcaagtttctaacttcctccgaatgcgccgaatcatacttatactacCCAGAattataccaaattttgcgtgcaagtcttaaatcactatacgaagctattcccagactcagaattccaaacggacctcaattactccaaaacctactccaaaccaaatttaaagaatattaaaccttcaaatagttaatttttactattaagcgctgaaacgctcccgggttgtccaaaccccgatccgaacatacgtccaagtccaaaattatcatacaaacctattggaaccatcaaatcccaatttcggggtcgatttctaaaaatattgaccgaagtcaaacttggcattttaaagccaatttaaagaactaagtgttccgtttttaacccaaacactttcaaatcccgaaccaaccatccccataagtcataaattagtaaaagtacATCCGGTGGGTTTTATTTAAttgaacggggttctaaaagtcaaaatgaccgattgggtcattacagagaGAGAATTGGAAAATAACCGGCTAACTATTAATAGTTGGGTCCCCTTCTATTTATACTTTGTTCTTACAATGTAAAATTGGCTAACTACTAAATGAATAACCTCTATATTATATTAATAAAGAATGGATAACTAGTACAAAAGGCTAATTACAAAATAAATAGTCGGGCTAACTCAAGTGTGCTGCTTTGGGCTTGAACTGGTGCAAACTGGTGGCCCAACACCCCCTTCAAGTTGGAGGGGAAATAACCTTCAACTTGCCAAGAAAGGAATGATGGAGTACACCAAGAAGTGGTTTGGTGAACATATCTGCCAACTGGTCAGGAGTGGAAACATGCGACAGCTAGATGAATCCTTCTTTTAATTTGCTCCTGATGAAATGACAATCCACTTTAATATGTTTAGTGCGCTCATGAAACACATGATTTTTAGCAATGTGAATAGCTGCCACATTGTCACAGAAGACAGAGATAGGAAATGAAACAGATATAGTAAGATCATGCAATAATCTGGATAGCCAAACCAATTCAGCAACAACCTTACTAATAGCTCTATACTCAGCTTCAGCTATAGAAAGAGAAATCATAGGTTGTTTCTTCGACTTCCAGCCAACAAGACTATCACCCAAGAAGATTGAAAAGTCAGAAACAGATTTACGAGTGTTGAGGCAAGCTGCCCAATCACTGTCAGAGTAAGCGTTGATAGAAAAATCAGCAGAGTTAGAGTAAAAGAGACGAAGTTCAGGAGTACCCTTGATATACCTAAGCAAACGAAGAGCAGCAATCATGCGAGGAAGCCGGAGAGCCTGCATAAATTGGCTCATATGCTGAACACTAAAGCAAATATCAGGGTGTGATTCAAAAAATAATAACTTCCCCAGAAGGCTTCTGTAATTCTCAGGATTAGGTAAGAGATCCCCAACATCAGCTTTAAGTTTATGATTCAATTCCAATGGGCTAACAATAGAATGAACATCCAAGAAAGCATATTCTTTGAGTAAATCAAAAGTGAACTTCTTCTGATTCGAGATAACACCATCAAGTAACACATTGACCTCAATATCCAAAAAATAGTGTAGAAATCCCAAGACTTTGATCTTAAATTCAGAATCTAGAAACTGTTTTAAAGCTGAAATCTCATGCAAATCAACACCAGTGAGgatgatgtcatcaacataaacatccAGAATGACCAAAATGACTAGGAGAATCTTTGATAAAGAGAGAGTAATCATTGAGTGAATAGTGAAAACCTCTAGAATAAAGGGCTTGAGACAACTTGGCATACCATTGCCTTGAAGTTTGTCTAAGCCCATAAAAAGATTTCTTCAATTTGCAATCCAAAGGGacagaagaagaagatgaaaaaggAAAGCCCGGGAGGTAATTTCATATAGACCTCATCTTCCAAGTCACCATGAAGAAAAGCATTGTTAACATCAAGTTGAAACAAGGGCCAATTTTTCTTAATAGCAACAACAGTCAAACACTTGACAATAGGCATTTTCACTACAGGGGAAAATGTCTCATTGAAATCCACCCCCTCAACCCGTGTGTCCACTCTAATAAAAGGCCTAGCCTTGTATCTTTATACTTCACCATTAGCTTTGTATTTAATTTAATAGACCCAGTTGCAACCAATAAACTTTTTACCTAAGGGTAGTTTAACAATGTCCCAAGTGTTATTAGCTTCTAGAGCTTCAAACTCTTTTTTCTTAGTATCCTGCCAAGATGGAATAGGGGCTGCCTGAGAATAAGTATATGGTTCAAACTCTATAGGTTGGACAGAAGAATAAGAAAGAGAAATAGGCAGTTTGTAGATGTAATCCTTTAGATAAGAGGGATGAGTGCATGTCCTATCAGATTTTCTAAGTGGTAAAATAGAGGTGGCAGGATTGACAGTGGCAGGAGAAGAGGTAGAAAGAATAGAATCAAAAAAAGTATCAGTAATATTGGGAGAAGGTGAAGCATCAGAAGGTGAAAGGTAGTTGTCAGTAACATTAGAAAAAGATAGAGCGACAGAAGGCAAAGAAGCTAAAGGTGTAAGAGAATGGGTGGTAGTAGCAAGAGGAAGAATAGGTTCATGACAATAAGCTGGAATAGAAGATGAAGTGGTTGACAATAGGGACCCTAACACAACTAGTAGGGAAAAATCTGAAGAGAAAGGAAAAAGTTGTTCATGAAAAATGACATCTCTAGAGATAAAACACTTCTTGGACGGGAGGTTATACAATTTATATTCTTTCTTTGCAAAAGGATAGCAAAGAAATACACATGGAGTGGCTCTAGACTTCAGTTTGTCTCTTTGAGAAATTGGAACAGTAGCAAAGTAGAGGCAGCCAAAAGTCCTCAAGTGTGAATAACTAGGTTTCTTGCCAAATAACAAATCATAAGGTGATTTATTTTGTAGTAACCTAGAGGGAAGTCTGTTAATGATGTATGTGGCTGTGAGGAAAGACTCTCCCCACAATCTGATTGGCACTTTGGATTGAAAAAGCATGGCTCTGGAGGCTTCTTCAGAGAAGGACACTATATGAGACATGAAAGTCTGGTAAACTGAACTATTCAATCAAACTGATTTGTGAGTTTGTGTACAGAGATAAGATTGTGCTTAAAAGAAGGTAGATAAAGGATATTTTGAAGAACTATAGAATCAGTCAAAATAAAGAACCCGTTCAGGTAAATTTCATTTTATATCCATTTGGGAGAGACACTAGGAAAGGAATATGCAAGGGTGTGATATTAATCAGATATTCTTTATTAGAAGTTATATGGTCAGAAGCACCAGAGTCAATTATCCAGGTTAAGGAATCAGATTGGTTTAGCAAAGTAGAATTAAAACTATACACTACATTCTTAGGCAATAGTGTACAAGCAAAGTTGGAAGAACTCATGATATTGAGTTGAGGTTCAGGATCAGAGATATGAGATTACTGCAATAAGGAAAGTAGTTGAGAATATTGATGTTTTGTCAGTCTAGGCACCACAGAAGCCTGATCAGTACCATGCACAATAGAGGTTTGATTG is a window from the Nicotiana tomentosiformis chromosome 10, ASM39032v3, whole genome shotgun sequence genome containing:
- the LOC117280429 gene encoding uncharacterized mitochondrial protein AtMg00810-like gives rise to the protein MPIVKCLTVVAIKKNWPLFQLDVNNAFLHDKLQGNGMPSCLKPFILEVFTIHSMITLSLSKILLVILVILDVYVDDIILTGVDLHEISALKQFLDSEFKIKVLGFLHYFLDIEVNVLLDGVISNQKKFTFDLLKEYAFLDVHSIVSPLELNHKLKADVGDLLPNPENYRSLLGKLLFFESHPDICFSVQHMSQFMQALRLPRMIAALRLLRYIKGTPELRLFYSNSADFSINAYSDSDWAACLNTRKSVSDFSIFLGDSLVGWKSKKQPMISLSIAEAEYRAISKVVAELVWLSRLLHDLTISVSFPISVFCDNVAAIHIAKNHVFHERTKHIKVDCHFIRSKLKEGFI